Proteins encoded together in one Desulfosporosinus meridiei DSM 13257 window:
- a CDS encoding DMT family transporter encodes MMKSVLNKELQGSGRISPLLSRGQFTANLAMLAVIIVWGISYVSIKVAVVEIPPITMALIRFAMASLMLWIIIRRVEPQAKLHKSDLPKMVLGGIFGITLYFIFENIGVKFSTATNASLIVSVVPVITIVLDVLFFKGRLSFLKLLGVIIAVGGSYLAVTGNGSVELNSSHFLGNLLMISAMLSWAFFTLVNKSLQGKYSGLFLTTYQTIFGTLFFIPLSLLEYKEWKPFSLTALSNLLFLAVFCSVVGYLLYIYALKRLDVALTTIYLNLIPVVGVLSGYLFLKESVLPIQLIGGLITLFAIVIINFELLTMRRLPSQ; translated from the coding sequence ATGATGAAAAGCGTTTTAAACAAGGAACTCCAGGGAAGCGGGAGAATTTCTCCTCTTCTTTCAAGAGGACAATTTACGGCCAATTTGGCGATGCTTGCGGTAATAATAGTTTGGGGAATTTCCTATGTTAGTATTAAAGTAGCGGTTGTTGAAATCCCCCCCATAACAATGGCACTTATCCGTTTTGCGATGGCTTCCTTGATGCTCTGGATTATCATTCGGAGGGTTGAACCCCAGGCGAAGCTACATAAATCCGATCTGCCTAAAATGGTTTTAGGCGGAATTTTTGGCATCACCCTTTATTTCATCTTTGAGAACATCGGAGTCAAATTTTCTACAGCAACAAATGCTTCACTGATTGTCTCTGTTGTTCCAGTTATTACAATTGTATTAGATGTACTGTTTTTTAAAGGCAGATTATCGTTTCTGAAACTACTGGGAGTTATAATAGCTGTCGGGGGCTCTTACCTGGCTGTTACAGGCAATGGCAGCGTTGAACTGAATTCCAGCCATTTTCTTGGCAATCTATTAATGATTAGTGCAATGCTATCCTGGGCATTTTTCACTTTGGTTAATAAGTCCCTGCAAGGAAAATATTCCGGTTTATTTTTGACGACTTACCAAACTATCTTTGGAACCTTATTTTTTATTCCTTTGTCACTTTTAGAGTATAAAGAATGGAAACCCTTTTCTCTTACCGCTTTAAGTAATCTTTTGTTTCTGGCAGTTTTCTGCTCCGTTGTCGGCTATTTATTATACATATATGCCCTAAAACGTTTGGACGTGGCTCTAACCACAATCTATTTAAATCTGATCCCTGTTGTTGGAGTGCTCAGCGGTTACCTCTTTTTGAAGGAAAGCGTTCTGCCCATCCAGCTTATCGGTGGCTTAATAACTCTTTTTGCCATAGTCATTATCAATTTTGAATTGCTAACCATGAGAAGACTTCCTTCTCAGTAG
- a CDS encoding AAA family ATPase produces the protein MREKSLKIAISGKGGVGKTTLSSLLCYLYARDGQRVLAVDADPDANLGTALGFPPEMLAKLTPISEERKLIKERTGAEPGTIGAIYSLNPQVEDIPDTYVAKYRGIKLLRMGSITQGGTGCACPENTLLKSLLDHIVLERNEIAILDMEAGLEHFGRGTARGVDAFIVVVEPGRRSIETAQAVVKLANDLGVQNVYAVVNKVHQGQLAELEQEINFLPILGHFPYDPVVVEADFRGKNLFDLSESFVQEAEKIKEKIDSLLR, from the coding sequence ATGCGAGAAAAAAGCCTTAAGATTGCCATTTCCGGTAAAGGTGGAGTGGGTAAAACGACGTTGTCGTCACTACTATGCTATCTATACGCTCGAGATGGGCAGAGAGTTCTGGCGGTAGATGCTGACCCGGATGCCAATTTGGGAACGGCTTTAGGCTTTCCTCCAGAAATGTTGGCAAAGCTAACCCCTATTTCTGAAGAGCGAAAACTTATCAAAGAACGTACCGGAGCAGAACCGGGAACGATTGGAGCGATTTACAGCCTTAATCCCCAGGTGGAGGACATTCCGGATACCTATGTTGCAAAATATCGGGGAATTAAACTTTTGCGGATGGGGTCAATTACCCAAGGAGGAACCGGCTGTGCCTGCCCGGAAAATACTCTCTTAAAGAGTCTCTTGGATCATATTGTCCTGGAAAGAAATGAAATTGCGATTTTAGATATGGAAGCAGGACTTGAGCATTTTGGACGGGGGACAGCCAGGGGTGTGGATGCCTTTATTGTTGTGGTGGAACCAGGACGACGCAGTATTGAGACGGCTCAGGCAGTAGTAAAACTTGCCAATGACCTAGGAGTTCAAAATGTTTACGCCGTCGTTAACAAAGTGCATCAAGGGCAATTGGCTGAGCTTGAACAAGAGATTAACTTTCTGCCGATTTTAGGGCATTTTCCCTATGATCCAGTTGTTGTAGAAGCTGACTTTCGTGGCAAAAACCTCTTTGATCTAAGCGAAAGCTTTGTTCAGGAAGCTGAAAAGATAAAAGAGAAAATTGATTCTTTGCTTAGGTAG
- a CDS encoding XdhC family protein has product MEETIINAVVKAQAKAILATIIRTEGSTPRDLGTQMLVMDTSQTIGTIGGGTAEKLITNRALALLTSNEEIYAEIFHQAINPESHTDKFSVCGATIDVLLEPIQDKNFWQFLQDLLKRGKDSVLVTSLVPPYSRSIFDTNGNLLLGQPQNEFVLSAIKRQEIISGKSAEVIGNSEEYRWFVDPVKKTERLLILGAGHMAREVAFYAKALDFQVSVIDDRPTFALPELFSCAHSVICSDFADGIKKYEPNRDTYVVIATRSHPTDGECLKEVLNFPTKYVGMLGSTKKIAAIVNFLRERGYSSQALASLKAPIGLDINAQTPSEIAISILAEIISVKRSLSSPQ; this is encoded by the coding sequence ATGGAGGAAACGATTATAAATGCTGTTGTAAAGGCGCAAGCAAAAGCTATACTGGCCACTATTATTCGTACTGAGGGCTCTACACCACGTGATTTAGGTACGCAAATGTTGGTTATGGACACCAGCCAAACAATTGGTACTATTGGAGGAGGAACTGCGGAAAAGCTTATCACCAACAGAGCCTTAGCACTCTTAACATCCAACGAAGAAATTTACGCTGAAATTTTTCACCAAGCCATAAATCCGGAGTCCCACACTGATAAGTTTTCAGTTTGTGGGGCTACTATCGATGTTTTATTAGAGCCCATCCAAGATAAGAATTTCTGGCAATTCCTTCAGGATCTTCTGAAAAGGGGAAAAGATTCAGTGTTGGTGACTTCTCTGGTTCCGCCTTATTCCAGGAGTATCTTTGATACAAATGGCAATCTTCTCTTGGGGCAACCTCAAAACGAGTTTGTGCTCTCAGCAATAAAAAGGCAAGAAATCATCTCCGGCAAATCAGCTGAAGTGATTGGAAACAGTGAAGAGTATCGCTGGTTCGTGGATCCAGTCAAAAAAACAGAGCGCTTATTAATCTTAGGGGCTGGCCACATGGCCAGAGAAGTTGCTTTTTATGCCAAGGCACTGGATTTCCAAGTGTCGGTTATTGACGATCGTCCGACATTTGCCCTGCCGGAGTTGTTCTCCTGTGCCCATTCAGTTATCTGCAGTGATTTTGCTGACGGGATCAAGAAGTATGAACCGAACAGGGATACGTATGTTGTCATTGCTACGAGAAGTCATCCTACGGATGGGGAATGCCTCAAGGAGGTTCTCAACTTTCCGACTAAATATGTTGGTATGCTGGGCAGTACAAAAAAGATCGCCGCCATTGTAAACTTCTTGCGAGAGAGAGGGTATTCTTCTCAAGCTCTGGCAAGTTTAAAGGCGCCGATCGGTTTAGATATAAATGCTCAAACCCCATCCGAAATTGCCATAAGTATTCTGGCAGAGATCATTTCTGTTAAACGATCTCTCTCTTCCCCACAATAA
- a CDS encoding DUF1456 family protein, which yields MDNNDILIRLRYALNFRDKEMVEIFKLGGVELDEETVRKLLIKSKDVYRYYNEVDEPNDIEDEEENIKCRNSTLESFLNGFIIYKRGKQEPKPDQRSRPGLKNNDNPNNMLLKKLKIALSLTSEDMIDILKETGVIVTKGELGALLRKEGHKNYKECGDKYARNFLKGLAKKYRG from the coding sequence ATGGACAATAATGATATCTTAATTAGATTAAGATATGCTCTAAATTTTAGGGACAAGGAAATGGTAGAGATATTTAAGCTTGGTGGAGTGGAACTGGATGAAGAAACAGTGAGAAAGCTGCTCATAAAATCAAAAGATGTTTATCGTTACTATAACGAAGTTGACGAACCTAACGACATAGAAGATGAGGAAGAAAACATAAAATGCAGAAACAGTACGCTAGAGTCATTCTTGAATGGTTTTATTATCTATAAAAGAGGAAAGCAAGAGCCTAAACCAGATCAAAGGTCACGGCCGGGGCTGAAAAATAATGACAATCCTAATAACATGTTGCTTAAGAAATTGAAAATTGCCCTATCACTTACCAGTGAAGACATGATCGACATCTTAAAAGAAACCGGAGTCATCGTAACCAAAGGAGAATTAGGCGCACTCTTACGAAAGGAAGGTCATAAGAATTACAAAGAGTGTGGGGATAAATACGCCAGAAATTTCCTAAAAGGATTAGCTAAAAAATACAGGGGATAG
- a CDS encoding Crp/Fnr family transcriptional regulator — MDLNELREIPLLRALSDDQLEILQGNAQERDFKKNKRIFEPDSKDNFIMIVLEGKVRIYLAYPDGKEFTISFLEQGDIYSSHSKTFAEAREATKILAINAQAFHLFMLNNPTILISMVKALGDSLGNTLRIIENLAFLDIDKRLARFLLDAAKEKGVVGHEGTFINLGLSVEDLALAVGSSRQTASMLLNRWERDGVIRRNRKTVFLLDMLKLQELGGRTD; from the coding sequence ATGGATTTAAATGAACTGAGGGAAATTCCGCTTTTAAGAGCTTTAAGCGATGACCAATTAGAAATTCTTCAAGGCAATGCTCAGGAAAGAGATTTTAAGAAGAATAAACGCATTTTTGAACCAGACAGCAAAGATAATTTCATCATGATCGTGCTGGAAGGTAAAGTCCGTATTTACCTGGCCTATCCGGATGGAAAAGAGTTCACCATCTCTTTTTTGGAACAAGGTGATATTTATAGCAGTCATTCAAAGACCTTCGCTGAAGCGAGAGAAGCTACCAAGATTTTGGCAATAAATGCTCAGGCTTTTCATCTTTTTATGCTTAATAACCCTACCATACTCATCAGTATGGTTAAGGCTTTAGGAGATAGCTTAGGGAATACACTTCGGATTATTGAAAATCTGGCCTTCCTTGATATCGATAAACGACTTGCTCGCTTTTTACTGGATGCGGCCAAGGAAAAGGGAGTTGTTGGACATGAGGGTACGTTTATTAATCTGGGTTTATCGGTAGAGGACCTTGCCTTGGCCGTTGGGAGTTCGCGGCAGACTGCTTCCATGCTCTTGAACCGCTGGGAAAGGGATGGAGTTATCAGACGAAACCGCAAGACCGTGTTCTTACTGGATATGCTTAAGTTACAAGAATTGGGAGGAAGAACAGATTAA
- a CDS encoding radical SAM protein, which translates to MRRIKEFIYTFAFKRALGYAEKNRLKDMNMILNLFSRIARDEDFKTAIRYLQTYAVDSASSFNKLFDAVFTQLTPNVRNKFLTNFFIKATLLGREKALKTAKLHDCNIPWTILMDPTSSCNLKCIGCWASEYDQHHSLSFDELDNIIEQGKKLGIFMYLYSGGEPLIRKNDLIALAEKHQDCAFLAFTNGTLVDEDFAQELVRVGNFVLAFSIEGIGEATDQRRGIGTYDKVIKSMDLLKEAGAGFGYSSCYHRQNTDTVASDEFVDLMIEKGCLFAWYFTYVPVGKNAALDLIALPEQREYMYHRIREIRNTKPIFALDFWNDGEYVEGCIAGGRNYFHINAHGDIEPCAFIHYSDTNIRVNSILEALKSPLFAQYRKNQPFNQNHLRPCPLMDNPDKLRMMVNKSGAHSTQVLDLESVEELTKKLQDVSSAWGEVADKIWEQAQTSKKAED; encoded by the coding sequence ATGAGAAGAATCAAGGAGTTTATTTACACCTTTGCTTTTAAGAGAGCTTTAGGTTATGCCGAGAAAAATAGACTAAAAGATATGAATATGATTCTAAATTTATTTAGTAGAATTGCTCGTGATGAAGATTTTAAAACGGCCATAAGATATTTACAAACCTATGCAGTGGATTCTGCCAGTAGTTTTAATAAGCTATTTGACGCTGTATTTACCCAGCTTACTCCTAATGTTCGCAATAAGTTCCTGACAAACTTTTTTATCAAAGCAACTTTGCTTGGACGAGAAAAGGCACTGAAAACTGCTAAATTACATGATTGTAATATTCCTTGGACAATTTTGATGGATCCAACCTCGTCATGTAATCTAAAATGCATAGGATGTTGGGCCAGTGAATATGATCAGCATCATTCATTATCCTTTGATGAACTAGACAATATCATTGAGCAAGGGAAAAAGCTAGGCATCTTTATGTATCTCTACTCTGGCGGAGAACCCTTAATCAGAAAAAATGATTTGATTGCCTTAGCGGAAAAACATCAAGACTGTGCTTTTTTAGCCTTTACTAATGGTACCTTGGTAGATGAGGATTTTGCTCAGGAATTAGTCCGAGTTGGTAATTTTGTACTGGCTTTCAGTATTGAAGGGATCGGAGAAGCCACGGATCAGCGCCGAGGGATTGGAACCTATGACAAAGTTATTAAGTCCATGGATTTATTGAAAGAGGCAGGTGCAGGGTTTGGTTATTCCTCCTGCTACCATCGCCAAAACACGGATACGGTAGCTTCTGATGAATTTGTAGACCTGATGATTGAAAAAGGCTGTCTTTTTGCATGGTACTTCACCTATGTTCCCGTGGGAAAAAATGCTGCTCTGGATTTAATTGCCCTGCCGGAGCAACGAGAGTATATGTATCATAGGATTCGAGAAATCAGAAATACTAAACCTATATTTGCCTTGGATTTTTGGAATGACGGAGAATATGTTGAAGGGTGTATTGCAGGCGGACGTAACTATTTTCATATTAATGCCCATGGAGATATCGAACCTTGCGCTTTCATTCATTATTCTGATACCAACATCCGTGTCAACAGTATATTAGAGGCCTTAAAATCCCCCCTATTTGCCCAATATCGTAAAAATCAGCCCTTTAATCAGAACCATTTGCGCCCTTGTCCTCTTATGGACAATCCGGATAAATTAAGAATGATGGTCAATAAATCCGGAGCTCATTCCACTCAAGTTCTGGACTTGGAAAGTGTAGAGGAATTGACGAAAAAACTTCAGGATGTTTCATCCGCTTGGGGAGAAGTTGCCGATAAGATTTGGGAGCAAGCTCAGACTTCTAAGAAAGCAGAGGACTGA
- a CDS encoding GGDEF domain-containing protein, producing MVTLKTLDSSIISFIILVLIYINVYNRSEKVFMHYRLFIYMIQANMVLIIVDILAWVFNGLPGTLNLISNTGFNLLLYILVPVAPSLWVIYSNFHIFRDEKRIFKATRVLVAFIVINAMISVMSLFTGWFFIVDTGNIYHRGEYFWVHVVYCYLLLVYSFFYVLINRSLIEKRHYYSLLLFFIPQTIGTSIQMLCYGVTYNWTGMMLSLLIIYFNIQDRGLNTDYLTGVYNRRQLDGYINGKIRNSSDGKSFSAILIDLNDFKSINDKFGHETGDEALKDTVGILRKSLRLNDFVARFGGDEFVVIMDINNRELLKQAVNRISSNIEEFNESSIKPYKLSFSMGYDIYDYNSKMKSDDFFNHIDTLMYNNKKQELSVGRGEL from the coding sequence ATGGTAACATTAAAAACATTGGATTCCAGCATTATTTCATTTATCATTTTAGTATTGATATATATCAATGTATACAATCGTTCAGAAAAGGTATTTATGCACTATAGGCTATTCATTTACATGATACAGGCCAATATGGTTTTAATTATTGTCGACATCTTGGCTTGGGTTTTCAATGGACTACCGGGTACTCTGAACCTAATATCCAATACTGGATTTAATCTATTGCTCTATATTTTAGTGCCGGTAGCCCCCTCGCTGTGGGTGATATATTCCAATTTTCATATATTTAGGGATGAAAAGCGAATATTTAAGGCAACCCGTGTGTTGGTGGCTTTTATAGTTATCAACGCTATGATATCGGTAATGAGTCTTTTCACAGGCTGGTTTTTCATTGTTGATACAGGAAATATCTATCATCGAGGAGAGTATTTTTGGGTTCATGTTGTTTATTGTTATTTGTTGTTAGTCTATTCTTTTTTTTATGTCCTTATAAATCGGAGCTTGATTGAAAAACGTCATTATTATTCACTTCTGTTGTTTTTTATTCCTCAAACCATTGGAACTTCGATTCAGATGCTCTGTTATGGAGTAACATATAATTGGACAGGCATGATGTTGTCTCTTCTAATTATATATTTTAACATCCAAGATCGAGGATTAAATACTGATTATCTCACTGGAGTTTATAATCGAAGACAGCTGGATGGATATATCAATGGGAAAATTAGAAATAGTTCCGACGGAAAATCATTCTCCGCTATCTTGATTGATTTAAATGATTTCAAATCAATCAATGACAAGTTTGGTCATGAAACCGGAGATGAAGCATTAAAAGATACAGTTGGGATACTAAGAAAAAGTCTGCGTCTAAACGATTTTGTTGCAAGGTTTGGCGGAGACGAATTTGTTGTTATCATGGACATCAATAATAGGGAGTTGCTAAAGCAGGCAGTTAACAGAATAAGTAGTAATATTGAAGAGTTCAATGAGAGCAGCATAAAGCCTTATAAGCTAAGCTTTTCAATGGGATATGATATCTATGATTACAATTCTAAAATGAAATCTGATGATTTTTTTAATCACATTGATACCCTCATGTATAATAATAAAAAGCAAGAACTGTCAGTTGGTAGAGGTGAGCTTTGA
- a CDS encoding MGMT family protein, translating into MNRKEFSDKVYEIVKDIPSGQVATYGMIALLSGYPLRSRLVGQALHHVPDFLSIPCHRVVNHQGRLAPGWTDQQQLLSNEGIHLKENGCVDLKKYLWDIELYKLKC; encoded by the coding sequence ATGAACAGAAAAGAATTCTCCGATAAAGTTTATGAGATTGTCAAGGATATCCCCTCCGGCCAGGTTGCCACCTACGGAATGATTGCCCTGTTATCGGGTTACCCACTGCGCTCGAGATTAGTTGGGCAGGCCCTGCATCATGTTCCTGATTTCCTTAGCATCCCCTGCCATCGAGTTGTAAACCACCAAGGTCGTTTAGCTCCCGGATGGACAGATCAACAACAACTCCTGTCCAATGAGGGTATCCACTTAAAGGAAAACGGGTGCGTGGATTTGAAAAAGTATTTGTGGGACATTGAACTTTACAAACTAAAGTGCTAA
- the cooS gene encoding anaerobic carbon-monoxide dehydrogenase catalytic subunit has translation MSRQVLITDLTIDTGVQELLGKAEQENIETAFQRAKEQEPHCKFGLTGVCCRRCLQGPCRVTFNGNKGVKRGVCGATADQIVARNLLSLIVEGTTPHVEHAREILHTLLETAEGKAPYEIKGKEKLISIAKKLGLTVDGVEIDKLAQEVALIALQDFQQQSGVSNWLRLRAQDKSIETWKKLNILPSNAHLEIANAINKTAMGCESDPVSLLLGIMKMGLVEGYDGLHLSTDLQDILFGTPRLVKTQYRMGVIKEDYVNIAVHGHIPMVSEKVLEWSRKLNNEAKALGAKGINIVGICCSANELLMRQGVSVATNYASQELAIITGALEAMVVDAQCIMPGLAQVADCYHTELISTLPNIKIEGASHIDWTPEEADKMGEEIVRRALAHYPERDQAKVQIPGGTVEAYAGFSVEQIVELLAALNREDPLLPLIEAIAKGDILGVVAIVGCTNPKVKQDWANTEVAKELMKNNVLIVATGCSAHSLGKNGLLSPAGLEYCGAKLANVLTAIGQANGLPALPPALHMGSCVDNSRIDDLLVALADRLGVAVRELPVAGSSPENHSPKALSIGTFFIAQGVDVHIGVNAPITGSPLVEQALTANKGEFPVTTDELFGGKLIYEADPIQAAQTMIARIIQKRKALGLVCPETTESAAE, from the coding sequence ATGTCAAGACAAGTATTAATTACTGATCTTACAATCGATACTGGGGTACAGGAATTATTAGGGAAAGCAGAACAGGAAAATATTGAAACAGCTTTTCAAAGGGCGAAGGAGCAAGAACCTCATTGTAAATTTGGCCTAACAGGTGTTTGCTGCCGCCGTTGTCTGCAAGGGCCCTGTCGTGTGACCTTTAATGGGAATAAAGGTGTGAAACGAGGAGTTTGCGGGGCTACAGCAGACCAGATTGTAGCGCGTAATTTACTGTCCCTGATTGTAGAAGGCACCACTCCCCACGTAGAACATGCCCGAGAGATTCTCCATACTCTTTTGGAAACCGCCGAAGGGAAAGCTCCTTATGAAATTAAGGGTAAAGAAAAACTTATTAGTATTGCTAAGAAGCTAGGATTAACAGTCGATGGGGTAGAGATAGATAAATTAGCTCAAGAGGTTGCTTTAATTGCTTTACAAGATTTCCAGCAACAATCCGGCGTTTCAAACTGGCTGCGTCTTCGAGCCCAAGACAAATCTATTGAAACCTGGAAAAAACTGAATATCCTGCCCTCCAACGCTCACCTGGAAATAGCCAATGCCATCAATAAAACAGCTATGGGCTGTGAGAGCGATCCCGTTAGTCTTTTGCTGGGGATTATGAAAATGGGATTAGTTGAAGGCTATGATGGACTGCATCTTTCTACGGATCTCCAAGATATTTTGTTTGGTACTCCACGGCTTGTGAAAACCCAATACAGAATGGGCGTTATAAAAGAAGATTATGTCAATATTGCCGTTCACGGTCATATTCCCATGGTCTCTGAAAAAGTTCTGGAGTGGAGCCGAAAATTAAATAATGAGGCCAAAGCCTTAGGGGCTAAAGGAATTAACATTGTAGGGATTTGTTGCAGTGCCAATGAACTTTTAATGCGTCAAGGAGTTTCCGTAGCCACAAACTATGCCAGTCAGGAATTAGCGATTATTACCGGTGCTCTAGAAGCCATGGTGGTAGATGCTCAATGTATCATGCCTGGTCTGGCTCAAGTAGCAGATTGCTATCACACAGAACTAATTTCCACCTTGCCAAATATTAAGATCGAAGGAGCAAGCCATATAGATTGGACCCCGGAGGAGGCGGATAAAATGGGAGAGGAGATTGTCCGCCGTGCTCTGGCCCACTATCCGGAGAGAGACCAAGCTAAAGTTCAGATTCCAGGGGGTACAGTAGAAGCCTATGCAGGTTTTTCTGTTGAGCAGATTGTTGAGCTTTTGGCTGCGTTAAATAGGGAAGACCCCCTACTCCCACTGATCGAAGCCATTGCCAAAGGCGACATCTTAGGTGTGGTTGCTATTGTAGGATGCACAAATCCTAAAGTGAAACAAGACTGGGCTAATACGGAAGTGGCCAAAGAACTAATGAAGAATAATGTATTAATCGTTGCTACCGGATGTTCAGCTCACTCCTTAGGGAAAAATGGCTTATTGTCACCTGCTGGCTTAGAGTATTGCGGAGCAAAACTAGCCAATGTGCTGACAGCTATTGGGCAAGCAAACGGTTTACCGGCCTTGCCTCCTGCTCTGCACATGGGAAGTTGTGTGGATAATTCCAGGATTGATGATTTGCTGGTTGCCCTTGCTGATAGATTGGGCGTGGCTGTGAGAGAATTACCCGTGGCAGGCTCCAGTCCTGAAAATCATAGTCCTAAAGCCTTATCCATTGGTACCTTCTTTATTGCTCAGGGAGTGGATGTTCACATCGGGGTTAATGCCCCTATCACCGGTTCACCGCTGGTGGAGCAAGCTCTCACCGCAAATAAAGGCGAGTTCCCTGTGACTACCGATGAGCTTTTCGGGGGAAAACTAATTTACGAAGCAGATCCCATTCAGGCCGCCCAAACAATGATTGCTCGTATTATTCAGAAACGTAAGGCTTTAGGACTTGTCTGTCCGGAAACCACAGAAAGTGCCGCAGAATAA
- a CDS encoding TetR/AcrR family transcriptional regulator, producing the protein MSNENYHHENLKADLIRNGLKLLDEEGYENFSLRKVAKACSVSHTAPYRHFDSKDDLILAIAIEAHLKFNQRLEEAVNKHPKDNKSQLKEMGYAYVKFFVENPEYLRLFFLSDFANNLKKMNHETLLNGEQPFNTFYQAIERCQAEIQSGEGESVDPNAMALSCWGLVHGMAILIAKKDFSYDGDYLELVRKVLWGGTFLDL; encoded by the coding sequence GTGTCAAACGAAAATTACCATCATGAAAATTTAAAGGCAGATTTGATTAGAAACGGCTTGAAGCTGTTAGATGAAGAAGGATACGAAAACTTTTCCTTGCGCAAAGTGGCAAAAGCCTGCAGTGTAAGCCACACGGCACCCTATAGGCATTTTGATAGTAAAGACGATCTTATCCTGGCAATTGCTATCGAAGCCCATCTTAAATTCAACCAGCGTCTAGAGGAAGCTGTAAATAAACATCCGAAGGACAATAAGAGCCAGCTTAAAGAAATGGGTTATGCCTATGTTAAGTTCTTTGTGGAAAATCCGGAATACTTACGGCTGTTTTTCCTAAGCGACTTTGCAAATAATCTTAAAAAGATGAATCACGAAACCTTGCTGAATGGGGAGCAACCTTTCAATACTTTTTATCAAGCCATTGAACGCTGCCAAGCGGAGATTCAAAGTGGGGAAGGTGAAAGTGTTGACCCAAATGCCATGGCCTTGTCCTGTTGGGGTTTGGTACATGGAATGGCCATTTTAATCGCCAAAAAGGATTTTTCTTATGACGGTGATTATCTGGAACTGGTTCGAAAGGTACTTTGGGGTGGAACATTTCTAGATTTATAG
- a CDS encoding GNAT family N-acetyltransferase: MNWNYEKGRIYSTDENGELLCETTYIVKENGEVNIDHTYVNPVLRGQGVAGQMMEVVAEYFRKEEFKATATCSYANIWLRRHQKQYPDILSEDTYDQAAACRIDGKH, translated from the coding sequence ATGAATTGGAACTATGAAAAGGGACGGATTTATAGCACTGATGAAAATGGGGAATTGCTCTGTGAGACCACTTATATTGTTAAAGAAAATGGTGAGGTGAATATAGATCATACCTATGTGAATCCAGTTTTAAGAGGTCAGGGGGTTGCTGGGCAGATGATGGAAGTAGTGGCTGAGTATTTTAGGAAAGAAGAATTTAAAGCTACAGCGACCTGTTCCTATGCCAATATTTGGCTAAGAAGACATCAGAAGCAGTATCCGGATATCCTTTCTGAGGATACCTATGATCAAGCCGCAGCCTGCAGGATTGATGGAAAACATTAG
- a CDS encoding class I SAM-dependent methyltransferase, which produces MSNSVCPWWLGYFLLNPVRSIIHSPEKVLKSHVNKGMSVLDIGCGMGYFSLPMAKLVGDKGRVLAIDLQEKMLTALNRRAMKASLTNNIETRLCLSKSLNIDDLTGTIDFALAFAMVHEVPDKDRLLLEIHKALKPGGKLLIAEPKGHVKEKDFNDCLNLTRSIGFNLTEKPEVGKSFSALLKK; this is translated from the coding sequence ATGAGTAACAGTGTTTGCCCATGGTGGTTAGGTTATTTTTTACTTAATCCTGTAAGGAGTATTATTCATAGCCCTGAAAAAGTACTAAAGAGTCATGTCAATAAAGGGATGTCGGTTCTAGACATAGGATGTGGAATGGGTTACTTCAGTTTGCCTATGGCAAAACTAGTTGGCGATAAAGGGCGTGTTCTAGCAATTGATCTTCAAGAAAAAATGTTAACGGCTCTGAACAGAAGAGCTATGAAGGCAAGTTTGACAAACAATATAGAAACAAGGCTTTGTTTAAGTAAATCACTGAACATTGATGATCTTACTGGTACAATAGATTTTGCCTTAGCTTTTGCTATGGTTCATGAGGTTCCCGATAAAGATAGGCTTTTGCTGGAAATACATAAAGCGTTAAAACCGGGCGGCAAGCTTCTAATTGCTGAACCTAAAGGACATGTTAAGGAAAAAGATTTTAATGATTGTCTAAATTTAACCCGTAGTATAGGCTTTAATCTTACTGAGAAGCCTGAAGTTGGTAAGAGCTTCTCCGCTTTGCTTAAAAAGTAG